In one window of Halomarina pelagica DNA:
- a CDS encoding DNA primase large subunit PriL, with translation MDTFHARYPFLDAAREAVGAAGVDLATLVREDRTVVERGRERVELALVGGTVRTDQHVTPRVEVLSYPIARVIVSLLDVPGAVEKYAAAEASTAYERFTDEFEGRSTLGGSDLSLDDFLCEFDLADDVRETADGHRVAVGTYLRLAPSGPEWALVRRSLADGTVAVTRAELYELLREACEERVASGLPFEVPDPIADPLEPTVRRVTRSLSSRNYPRSFDAAPTPDAFPPCVEHLLAEARAGADLPAHSRFALITFLAGVGMDEEEIVETTGREEESFAYAVERLAGEGGPFDPPGCTTMQALGDCVNPDTLCESIAHPLEYYAERLD, from the coding sequence ATGGATACGTTTCACGCCCGGTATCCGTTCCTCGACGCCGCTCGGGAGGCGGTGGGAGCCGCGGGCGTGGACCTCGCCACGCTCGTCCGCGAGGACCGAACCGTCGTCGAACGGGGGCGCGAGCGGGTCGAACTGGCGCTCGTCGGCGGAACCGTCCGGACGGACCAGCACGTCACCCCCCGCGTCGAGGTGCTCTCCTACCCGATCGCCCGGGTGATCGTCTCCCTGCTCGACGTGCCGGGCGCGGTCGAGAAGTACGCCGCCGCCGAGGCGTCGACCGCCTACGAGCGGTTCACCGACGAGTTCGAGGGGCGATCGACCCTCGGCGGTTCGGACCTGTCGCTCGACGACTTCCTCTGCGAGTTCGACCTCGCGGACGACGTGCGCGAGACGGCAGACGGTCACCGGGTCGCCGTCGGCACCTACCTCCGCCTCGCGCCGTCGGGCCCGGAGTGGGCGCTCGTCCGGCGGTCGCTCGCGGACGGGACCGTCGCGGTGACCCGCGCCGAACTGTACGAACTCCTGCGCGAGGCGTGCGAGGAGCGCGTCGCGTCGGGGCTCCCGTTCGAGGTCCCGGACCCCATCGCTGACCCCCTGGAACCGACGGTCCGGCGCGTGACCCGGTCGCTGTCGAGTCGGAACTACCCCCGGTCGTTCGACGCCGCCCCGACGCCCGACGCCTTCCCCCCCTGCGTCGAACACCTGCTCGCCGAGGCGCGCGCCGGGGCGGACCTCCCCGCTCACTCGCGGTTCGCGCTGATCACGTTCCTCGCGGGCGTCGGGATGGACGAGGAGGAGATCGTCGAGACGACCGGCAGGGAGGAGGAGTCGTTCGCCTACGCGGTCGAGCGACTGGCGGGCGAAGGCGGCCCGTTCGATCCCCCCGGTTGCACGACGATGCAGGCGCTCGGCGACTGCGTGAACCCGGATACGCTCTGTGAGTCCATCGCCCACCCGCTCGAGTACTACGCCGAGCGACTGGACTGA
- the hisG gene encoding ATP phosphoribosyltransferase codes for MRIAVPNKGRLHEPTIDLLERAGLHLVDGADRKLYAETVDPDVTVLFVRAADIPEYVADGAADVGVTGLDMQRESGTDLVDLLDLGFGRCRLVLAAPEDDAVESVADLEGGTVATEFPRVTRRFFEERGVAVDVAEVSGATELTPHVDIADAIVDITSTGTTLRMNRLGIVEEVMESSVRLFARSDAVGDEKVEQVRTALESVLAASGKRYLMMNVPEDRLEAVEGVIPGLGGPTVMDIAGEGMLAVHVVVDERDVFETIAKLREQGASGILVTEIERLVE; via the coding sequence ATGCGAATCGCCGTGCCCAACAAGGGCCGCCTGCACGAGCCGACGATCGATCTCCTCGAACGGGCCGGCCTGCACCTCGTCGACGGCGCGGACCGGAAGCTGTACGCGGAGACGGTCGATCCCGACGTGACCGTCCTGTTCGTCCGCGCCGCCGACATCCCCGAGTACGTCGCCGACGGGGCCGCGGACGTCGGCGTCACCGGCCTCGACATGCAGCGCGAGTCGGGCACCGACCTCGTGGACCTCCTGGATCTGGGGTTCGGGCGGTGTCGGCTCGTCCTCGCCGCCCCCGAGGACGACGCCGTCGAGTCGGTCGCGGACCTCGAGGGGGGGACGGTCGCCACGGAGTTCCCGCGGGTCACGCGCCGGTTCTTCGAGGAGCGCGGCGTCGCGGTCGACGTGGCGGAGGTCTCGGGGGCGACGGAACTCACCCCGCACGTCGACATCGCGGACGCGATCGTGGACATCACGAGCACCGGGACCACCCTCCGCATGAACCGGCTCGGGATCGTCGAGGAGGTGATGGAGAGTTCCGTCCGGCTGTTCGCCCGCTCCGACGCCGTCGGCGACGAGAAGGTGGAGCAGGTGCGGACGGCCCTCGAGTCCGTCCTCGCCGCGAGCGGCAAGCGCTACCTGATGATGAACGTCCCCGAGGACAGACTCGAGGCGGTCGAGGGGGTCATCCCCGGCCTCGGTGGGCCGACCGTGATGGACATCGCGGGCGAGGGGATGCTCGCCGTCCACGTCGTCGTCGACGAGCGCGACGTCTTCGAGACCATCGCGAAGCTCCGCGAGCAGGGGGCGAGCGGCATCCTCGTCACCGAGATCGAACGGCTCGTGGAGTGA
- a CDS encoding DUF7473 family protein — protein MQQVTPTAGGPLALVGTFVLLSLLFALTAHVAARYVLGDVPYSRALFVGPVPAAVTLLLQQYPTWAMILVGVLGDFLAIRFVYRVRAAVGGLITVVHYAVTVILSIIVYFVILTLSTAPA, from the coding sequence GTGCAGCAGGTGACGCCGACCGCCGGCGGGCCGCTCGCGCTCGTCGGCACGTTCGTCCTCCTCTCGCTGCTGTTCGCGCTCACCGCGCACGTCGCCGCGCGCTACGTCCTCGGCGACGTGCCGTACTCGCGGGCGCTGTTCGTCGGCCCCGTCCCGGCGGCGGTGACGCTGCTGCTCCAGCAGTACCCGACGTGGGCGATGATACTCGTCGGCGTGCTCGGCGACTTCCTCGCCATCCGCTTCGTCTACCGCGTCCGCGCCGCGGTGGGGGGGCTCATCACCGTCGTCCACTACGCGGTGACGGTCATCCTCAGCATCATCGTCTACTTCGTGATCCTCACCCTCTCGACCGCGCCCGCGTAG
- a CDS encoding amidohydrolase — protein MTTLGITDGLVLRPDMRVERADVLVDREAGEIVDVAPEVGEGADERLDASDALVAPGLVNAHTHAAMTLLRGYADDKPLESWLREDVWPAEAELTPDDIAAGTRLAALEMIRSGTTAFADMYFSEPRVADVVEEAGLRARLGHGVVTVGKDEEAAWADVEESLRVADAVRGVSDRIETAFTPHSLTTVGEEYLRDGVERARELGVPVHVHANETRHEVDPIVEERGVRPLEYAREIGLLEPEDFLAHCVHLDATEIDLLAETGASAIHCPASNMKLASGMAPVQRLLDAGVSVGLGTDGAASNNDLDLFGELRDAAMIGKLAADDASAVAAPDAVRMATAGSADAIGLPGGRIEPGAAADCVVVGLDAAHLTPVHDPVSHLAYAATGSDVRHTVCDGRVLMRDREVLTLDPWTIRTEAEERAEALVERAEAN, from the coding sequence ATGACCACACTCGGCATCACCGACGGTCTCGTCCTCCGGCCCGACATGCGCGTCGAGCGGGCGGACGTGCTCGTCGATCGGGAGGCGGGCGAGATCGTGGACGTCGCACCCGAGGTCGGGGAGGGCGCGGACGAGCGACTCGACGCGAGCGACGCGCTCGTCGCGCCCGGGCTCGTCAACGCCCACACGCACGCGGCGATGACGCTCCTGCGCGGCTACGCCGACGACAAGCCGCTCGAGTCGTGGCTCCGCGAGGACGTCTGGCCCGCGGAGGCCGAACTCACCCCCGACGACATCGCCGCCGGGACCCGCCTCGCCGCCCTGGAGATGATCCGCTCCGGGACGACGGCGTTCGCGGACATGTACTTCTCCGAGCCGCGGGTCGCCGACGTGGTGGAGGAGGCGGGCCTGCGCGCGCGCCTCGGTCACGGGGTCGTCACGGTCGGCAAGGACGAGGAGGCGGCGTGGGCGGACGTGGAGGAGAGCCTGCGGGTGGCCGACGCGGTGCGCGGGGTGAGCGACCGTATCGAGACGGCGTTCACGCCCCACAGCCTCACCACCGTCGGCGAGGAGTACCTCCGCGATGGCGTCGAGCGCGCCCGCGAGCTGGGGGTGCCCGTCCACGTCCACGCGAACGAGACGCGCCACGAGGTCGACCCCATCGTCGAGGAGCGCGGCGTCCGCCCCCTGGAGTACGCCCGCGAGATCGGCCTGCTCGAACCCGAGGACTTCCTCGCCCACTGCGTCCACCTCGACGCGACGGAGATCGACCTGCTCGCCGAGACGGGCGCGAGCGCGATCCACTGTCCCGCGTCGAACATGAAGCTCGCGAGCGGCATGGCACCCGTCCAGCGCCTGCTCGACGCCGGCGTCAGCGTCGGTCTCGGGACCGACGGCGCGGCCTCGAACAACGACCTCGACCTCTTCGGGGAACTGCGCGACGCCGCGATGATCGGGAAACTCGCCGCTGACGACGCCAGCGCGGTCGCCGCGCCCGACGCCGTGCGGATGGCGACCGCGGGCAGCGCGGACGCGATCGGCCTCCCCGGGGGCCGGATCGAACCCGGCGCGGCCGCCGACTGCGTCGTCGTCGGCCTCGACGCGGCCCACCTCACGCCCGTCCACGACCCCGTCAGCCACCTCGCGTACGCCGCGACCGGGAGCGACGTTCGACACACCGTCTGCGACGGCCGGGTGCTCATGCGCGACCGCGAGGTGCTCACGCTCGATCCCTGGACGATCCGGACCGAGGCCGAGGAGCGCGCCGAGGCGCTCGTCGAGCGCGCCGAGGCGAACTGA
- a CDS encoding DUF4382 domain-containing protein, which produces MRSLSTALLVGLVVLAGCLSGTPLTSGTNGDTDPDDAGSAQMGTVNVYVSDQPNAIEAFSHLNVTITEVGFRTASGDAGSGANVSGNASTNASDDASTNVSDDGNDTASNASANGSARADGEAEADTRGAWRIYDVDDRRVDLTELRGANATLLGNVSVPEGTYTGVYVEVSEVNGTLESGDRVNVKLPSGRLRVHDRFTVGGEGESEVDFVFDMTVFEAGKSGKYVLKPVAEESGADQPFRTMATGETGVRARFVGPVEAGERATVKVTGPGGPVADAAVYVNGEEAGTTGGDGTVSVALPDGQREVEVSVQVSGGGDATATVSLDLAVRFGADGVIGAAADGGDGEGGATANGEESANGEANASAEVGANASVTGGDDGDGGAGDDGDDARADSAVAVGVSANASAEN; this is translated from the coding sequence GACCCCGACGACGCGGGGTCGGCGCAGATGGGAACCGTCAACGTGTACGTGAGCGACCAGCCGAACGCCATCGAGGCGTTCTCGCACCTCAACGTGACCATCACGGAGGTGGGCTTCCGGACCGCGAGTGGCGACGCCGGCAGCGGGGCGAACGTCTCCGGGAACGCCTCGACGAACGCGTCCGATGACGCCTCGACGAACGTCTCCGATGACGGCAACGACACCGCCTCGAACGCGAGCGCGAACGGTTCCGCTCGCGCCGACGGCGAGGCGGAGGCCGATACGAGGGGCGCGTGGCGCATCTACGACGTGGACGACCGCCGCGTCGACCTGACGGAACTGCGGGGAGCGAACGCGACCCTGCTCGGTAACGTCTCGGTACCCGAAGGGACGTACACCGGCGTCTACGTCGAGGTGAGCGAGGTGAACGGAACCCTGGAGAGCGGCGACCGGGTGAACGTGAAGCTCCCGAGCGGTCGCCTGCGCGTCCACGACCGCTTCACCGTCGGCGGCGAGGGCGAGAGCGAGGTCGACTTCGTCTTCGACATGACCGTGTTCGAGGCGGGCAAGAGCGGGAAGTACGTCCTGAAACCGGTCGCCGAGGAGTCCGGTGCGGACCAGCCGTTCCGGACGATGGCGACGGGTGAGACGGGCGTCCGCGCCCGCTTCGTCGGTCCGGTCGAGGCGGGCGAGCGGGCGACCGTGAAGGTGACCGGGCCCGGCGGGCCCGTCGCCGACGCCGCGGTCTACGTGAACGGCGAGGAGGCCGGAACGACCGGCGGCGACGGCACCGTCTCGGTCGCGCTCCCCGACGGTCAGCGCGAGGTCGAGGTCAGCGTCCAGGTATCCGGGGGCGGCGACGCGACGGCGACGGTGTCGCTCGACCTCGCGGTGCGCTTCGGGGCGGACGGCGTGATCGGAGCCGCCGCCGACGGCGGCGACGGTGAAGGAGGGGCGACCGCGAACGGTGAGGAGAGCGCGAACGGCGAAGCGAACGCGAGCGCGGAGGTCGGAGCGAACGCGAGCGTCACGGGCGGCGACGACGGCGACGGCGGTGCCGGCGACGACGGTGACGACGCGCGCGCCGACTCGGCGGTGGCGGTCGGGGTGAGCGCGAACGCGAGCGCCGAGAACTGA
- a CDS encoding TATA-box-binding protein, translating into MPDPKETINIENVVASTGIGQELDLQSVAMDLEGADYDPEQFPGLVYRTQNPKSAALIFRSGKIVCTGAKSTDDVHESLRIVFDKLRDLEIQVDEDPEIVVQNIVTSADLGRTLNLNAIAIGLGLENIEYEPEQFPGLVYRLDDPDVVALLFGSGKLVITGGKKPEDAEQAVDKIVSRLEELGLLE; encoded by the coding sequence ATGCCCGACCCCAAGGAAACCATCAATATCGAGAACGTGGTGGCCTCGACCGGCATCGGCCAGGAGCTGGACCTGCAGAGCGTCGCGATGGACCTCGAGGGAGCCGACTACGATCCGGAGCAGTTCCCCGGCCTCGTCTACCGGACGCAGAACCCCAAGTCGGCCGCCCTCATCTTCCGCTCCGGGAAGATCGTCTGCACCGGCGCGAAGAGCACCGACGACGTCCACGAGAGCCTCCGCATCGTCTTCGATAAGCTCCGCGATCTGGAGATCCAGGTGGACGAGGACCCCGAGATCGTCGTTCAGAACATCGTCACCTCGGCCGACCTCGGCCGGACGCTCAACCTGAACGCCATCGCCATCGGTCTCGGCCTCGAGAACATCGAGTACGAGCCCGAGCAGTTCCCGGGACTCGTCTACCGCCTCGACGACCCCGACGTGGTCGCGCTGCTGTTCGGTTCGGGGAAGCTCGTCATCACGGGCGGCAAGAAGCCCGAGGACGCGGAGCAGGCGGTCGACAAGATCGTCTCGCGGCTCGAAGAACTCGGCCTGCTCGAGTAA
- a CDS encoding rubrerythrin-like domain-containing protein encodes MGSQGTGDADPYYECMDCQARYETAKHGRLCRKCGGYLRNLAVPRNE; translated from the coding sequence ATGGGTTCGCAGGGGACGGGGGATGCAGACCCCTACTACGAGTGTATGGACTGTCAGGCGCGGTACGAGACGGCGAAGCACGGGCGGCTCTGCCGGAAGTGCGGGGGGTACCTCAGGAACCTCGCGGTGCCGCGCAACGAGTGA
- a CDS encoding methyltransferase domain-containing protein, translating to MYLLELVGEDDPFARCEAASACSDVRPLAPGLATARGVTERVASLAYTRRVSALVGTTDADVADARALLDAARIDREGTVAVRARDVRGTTGVDTRRAERELGSVLVARGFEVDLDGPDHELRACFSGDTCALGWLEVETPRDFAARRPTDRPFFQPGSMDAMLARALVNVAGARPGARVLDPMCGTGGVLVEGGLVGAEVIGLDAQRKMVRGARENLAHFLGPAAAQTLRGDATRLPLRDDSVDAVVFDAPYGRQSKIVGGLDALVGDALAEARRVAPRCVLVADRPWREAAEAAGWTVERAFERRVHRSLDRHVLVLA from the coding sequence GTGTACCTCCTCGAACTCGTCGGCGAGGACGATCCCTTCGCGCGGTGCGAAGCCGCGAGCGCCTGCTCCGACGTGCGGCCGCTCGCCCCCGGTCTCGCCACGGCGCGCGGCGTCACGGAGCGCGTCGCGTCGCTCGCGTACACCCGCCGCGTCAGCGCGCTCGTCGGGACGACCGACGCCGACGTCGCCGACGCGCGTGCACTCCTCGACGCCGCGCGGATCGACCGCGAGGGGACCGTCGCCGTCCGCGCGCGCGACGTCCGGGGGACGACGGGCGTGGACACGCGACGCGCCGAGCGCGAGCTGGGGAGCGTCCTCGTCGCGCGCGGGTTCGAGGTGGACCTCGACGGTCCGGACCACGAGTTGCGCGCCTGTTTCTCGGGGGACACCTGCGCGCTGGGGTGGCTCGAGGTGGAGACGCCGCGGGACTTCGCCGCGCGCCGCCCCACCGACCGACCCTTCTTCCAGCCCGGGAGCATGGACGCGATGCTCGCCCGCGCGCTGGTCAACGTCGCCGGAGCGCGTCCCGGCGCGCGGGTGCTCGATCCGATGTGCGGTACCGGCGGCGTGCTCGTCGAGGGCGGACTCGTCGGCGCGGAGGTGATCGGCCTCGACGCCCAGCGGAAGATGGTCCGCGGCGCGCGAGAGAACCTCGCGCACTTCCTCGGTCCCGCCGCCGCACAGACGCTCCGCGGCGACGCGACGCGCCTCCCCCTGCGCGACGACAGCGTCGACGCCGTCGTCTTCGACGCGCCCTACGGCCGCCAGTCGAAGATCGTCGGCGGGCTCGACGCCCTGGTCGGCGACGCGCTCGCGGAGGCCCGGCGGGTCGCACCCCGGTGCGTGCTCGTCGCGGACCGCCCGTGGCGCGAGGCGGCGGAGGCGGCGGGCTGGACCGTCGAGCGCGCGTTCGAACGGCGCGTCCACCGGTCGCTCGACAGACACGTCCTCGTCCTCGCGTGA
- a CDS encoding DUF1059 domain-containing protein, which yields MAYQFDCIVDGCDYTAEGESEEEVMNQVQEHARNEHPDMNVDEQQIRDNIKQV from the coding sequence ATGGCGTACCAGTTCGACTGCATCGTGGATGGTTGCGACTACACGGCGGAGGGAGAGAGCGAGGAAGAAGTAATGAACCAGGTGCAGGAGCACGCGCGGAACGAGCACCCGGACATGAACGTCGACGAGCAGCAGATCCGGGACAACATAAAGCAGGTCTGA
- a CDS encoding AAA family ATPase, whose translation MDGPLWTETHAPTLEDLPQAEVRDALRRAVDEPMNLVCYGPRGAGKTAAVRALAREAHDSENDLVELNVDDFFSRTKTEIKNDPRFASFLVGRSRMSKRDMINHVLKEAAAYAPVSGTYKTILLDDAGTIREDFQQALRRVMERHHRTTQFVIATRQPSKLIPPIRSRCFNVPVRAPTHDEVVSVLRDVVEAEGVEYEGDGLEYVAGYADGDLRRAILGVQTTAETAGAVTMNAAYEALGDVGLTGKVAEMLDDAEAGEFTDARNTLDALLIDEGYSGEEILGDVLRVARSRHSGRELARLHRLAGEVDLDLADGTSDRIHLAHLLAELGR comes from the coding sequence ATGGACGGCCCGCTGTGGACCGAAACGCACGCGCCGACGCTGGAGGACCTGCCGCAGGCGGAGGTCCGCGACGCCCTCCGGCGGGCGGTCGACGAGCCGATGAACCTCGTGTGCTACGGTCCGCGGGGTGCGGGCAAGACCGCCGCCGTCCGCGCGCTGGCGCGGGAGGCCCACGACTCCGAGAACGACCTCGTCGAGTTGAACGTCGACGACTTCTTCTCGCGGACGAAGACCGAGATCAAGAACGACCCGCGCTTCGCGTCGTTCCTGGTCGGGCGCTCCCGGATGTCCAAGCGGGACATGATCAACCACGTCCTGAAGGAGGCGGCCGCCTACGCGCCCGTCTCCGGGACGTACAAGACGATCCTGCTCGACGACGCGGGGACGATCCGCGAGGACTTCCAGCAGGCGCTGCGCCGGGTGATGGAGCGCCACCACCGGACCACCCAGTTCGTCATCGCGACGCGCCAGCCCTCGAAGCTCATCCCGCCGATCCGTTCGCGCTGCTTCAACGTCCCCGTCCGCGCTCCGACCCACGACGAGGTGGTGTCGGTCCTGCGTGACGTCGTCGAGGCGGAGGGGGTCGAGTACGAGGGCGACGGCCTCGAGTACGTCGCGGGCTACGCCGACGGCGACCTCCGGCGGGCGATCCTCGGCGTGCAGACCACCGCGGAGACCGCCGGCGCGGTGACGATGAACGCCGCCTACGAGGCGCTCGGCGACGTGGGTCTGACCGGGAAGGTCGCGGAGATGCTCGACGACGCGGAGGCGGGCGAGTTCACGGACGCCCGTAACACGCTGGACGCGCTGCTCATCGACGAGGGCTACAGCGGGGAGGAGATCCTCGGGGACGTGCTCCGCGTCGCCCGCTCGCGCCACTCCGGGCGCGAACTCGCGCGGCTACACCGCCTCGCTGGCGAGGTGGACCTCGATCTCGCCGACGGGACGAGCGACCGCATCCACCTCGCCCACCTGCTCGCGGAACTCGGCAGGTAG
- a CDS encoding SWIM zinc finger family protein — MAVSARGGGIYDVHSQSGNTYTVDLVDGVCSCPDNQFRGERCKHVRRVALEITGGRVPAPGYLDVECRACGRDAFVREDAPAICEECYLLPGTTVRDRETGAFVVVAETTDDRADETVLPPRQETLSAFDGRGADAVEAPEARERDGEERDDDGRDRGDERGGDAAPGPALAGNETTVADYPGNERYPADDPVVRVVYPFSADPETPFESLRRYSFPLSRLERVAPRERDRTPIVPRN; from the coding sequence ATGGCCGTTAGCGCCCGCGGTGGCGGCATATACGACGTTCACAGTCAGAGCGGAAACACCTACACCGTCGACCTGGTGGACGGGGTCTGCTCCTGTCCGGACAACCAGTTCCGCGGCGAGCGGTGCAAGCACGTCCGCCGAGTTGCACTCGAAATAACGGGGGGTCGAGTCCCCGCGCCGGGCTACCTCGACGTCGAGTGTCGCGCCTGCGGCCGCGACGCCTTCGTCCGCGAGGACGCCCCCGCGATCTGCGAGGAGTGCTACCTGCTCCCGGGGACGACGGTCCGCGACCGCGAGACGGGCGCGTTCGTCGTGGTCGCGGAGACGACCGACGACCGGGCCGACGAGACGGTCCTCCCGCCGAGACAGGAGACGCTCTCGGCGTTCGACGGTCGAGGAGCGGACGCGGTCGAGGCCCCCGAGGCGCGGGAGCGCGACGGAGAGGAGCGCGACGATGACGGGCGCGACCGGGGCGACGAACGCGGCGGGGACGCCGCGCCCGGGCCGGCGCTCGCGGGGAACGAGACGACCGTCGCCGACTACCCCGGCAACGAGCGCTACCCCGCGGACGATCCCGTCGTCCGCGTGGTCTACCCGTTCTCCGCCGACCCGGAGACGCCGTTCGAGAGCCTCAGGCGGTACTCGTTCCCGCTTTCACGGCTGGAGCGGGTCGCGCCGCGCGAGCGCGACCGGACGCCGATCGTCCCCCGGAACTGA
- the hjc gene encoding Holliday junction resolvase Hjc: MSNAKGDRRERELVKLFDERGFAVMRAPASGSATARELPDVLAGNGDVFYAIEAKASAGRPIYLTGEEVEALVYFARNFGAKPKIGVRFDRTDWAFFHPAALHRTDGGNYRVKKETALEDGETIEELTATEDDDDGPGVRAVLRALRADEITLDEAAAMLE, translated from the coding sequence ATGTCGAACGCGAAAGGGGACCGGCGCGAGCGCGAACTCGTCAAGCTGTTCGACGAGCGCGGCTTCGCCGTCATGCGCGCGCCCGCGAGCGGGAGCGCCACGGCGCGCGAGCTACCCGACGTGCTCGCGGGGAACGGCGACGTCTTCTACGCCATCGAGGCCAAGGCCTCGGCGGGACGGCCCATCTACCTCACCGGCGAGGAGGTCGAGGCGCTCGTCTACTTCGCCCGCAACTTCGGCGCGAAGCCGAAGATCGGCGTTCGATTCGACCGGACCGACTGGGCGTTCTTCCACCCGGCGGCCCTCCACCGGACCGACGGCGGCAACTACCGCGTCAAGAAGGAGACCGCGCTCGAGGACGGAGAGACCATCGAGGAGCTGACCGCGACCGAGGACGACGACGACGGTCCCGGCGTCCGCGCGGTCCTGCGCGCGCTCAGGGCCGACGAGATAACGCTCGACGAGGCCGCGGCGATGCTCGAGTGA
- a CDS encoding adenosylhomocysteinase, which yields MSYPPISERLDDPRGAREEGRRKIDWARGHMPILAALREEFEDLRPFEGQRIAMAMHVEAKTAALTETLAAGGAEIAITGCNPLSTHDDVSAALDANENITSYARRGVEGEEYYDAIEAVIDLRPTITVDDGGDLVFRIHEEHPDLVDGIIGGCEETTTGVHRLRAMDEDGALRYPVFAVNDTPMKRLFDNVHGTGESALANIAMTTNLSFAGKTVVVAGYGDCGRGVAKKAAGQNAHVVVTEVEPRRALEAHMEGYEVLPMREAAAKGDVFVTVTGNRDVITREHFEAMEDGVLLANAGHFDVEVNLDDLSDLAANVREVRDGVMEYELDDGRRLNVLAAGRLVNLAGPLALGHPVEVMDQSFGVQAVCVRELVAAHSGGLRDRLAERLRERLGRSDRLEAVGEDTYGPGLHEVPDALDREVATVKLAAEGIDIDSLTDEQADYVDDWRHGT from the coding sequence ATGTCGTATCCGCCGATCAGCGAGCGACTCGACGACCCGCGGGGGGCGCGCGAGGAGGGCCGACGCAAGATCGACTGGGCGAGAGGGCACATGCCCATCCTCGCGGCGCTCCGCGAGGAGTTCGAGGACCTGCGTCCGTTCGAGGGCCAGCGCATCGCGATGGCGATGCACGTCGAGGCGAAGACCGCGGCGCTGACGGAGACGCTCGCCGCGGGCGGGGCCGAGATCGCCATCACCGGCTGCAACCCGCTCTCGACGCACGACGACGTGAGCGCGGCGCTCGACGCCAACGAGAACATCACCTCCTACGCCCGGCGCGGCGTCGAGGGCGAGGAGTACTACGACGCCATCGAGGCCGTCATCGACCTCCGGCCGACGATCACCGTCGACGACGGCGGCGACCTCGTCTTCCGCATCCACGAGGAGCACCCCGACCTCGTCGACGGGATCATCGGGGGCTGCGAGGAGACGACCACGGGCGTCCACCGCCTGCGCGCGATGGACGAGGACGGCGCGCTCCGGTACCCCGTCTTCGCCGTCAACGACACGCCCATGAAGCGCCTGTTCGACAACGTCCACGGCACCGGCGAGTCCGCGCTCGCGAACATCGCCATGACGACCAACCTCTCGTTCGCCGGGAAGACGGTCGTCGTCGCGGGCTACGGCGACTGCGGCCGCGGCGTCGCCAAGAAGGCCGCCGGGCAGAACGCCCACGTCGTCGTCACGGAGGTCGAACCCCGTCGCGCGCTCGAGGCGCACATGGAGGGCTACGAGGTCCTGCCGATGCGCGAAGCCGCAGCGAAGGGCGACGTGTTCGTCACCGTGACGGGCAACCGCGACGTGATCACGCGGGAGCACTTCGAGGCGATGGAGGACGGCGTCCTGCTCGCCAACGCGGGCCACTTCGACGTCGAGGTGAACCTCGACGACCTCTCGGACCTCGCCGCGAACGTGCGTGAGGTCCGCGACGGCGTGATGGAGTACGAACTGGACGACGGCCGCCGGCTCAACGTCCTCGCGGCGGGCCGCCTCGTCAACCTCGCGGGGCCGCTCGCGCTGGGCCACCCCGTCGAGGTGATGGACCAGTCCTTCGGCGTGCAGGCGGTCTGCGTGCGCGAACTCGTCGCCGCCCACTCCGGCGGCCTCCGCGACCGCCTCGCCGAGCGCCTCCGCGAACGGCTCGGGCGCTCCGACCGACTCGAGGCCGTCGGCGAGGACACCTACGGACCGGGCCTCCACGAGGTGCCCGACGCCCTCGACCGCGAGGTCGCCACCGTGAAGCTCGCCGCCGAGGGGATCGACATCGACTCCCTCACCGACGAGCAGGCCGACTACGTGGACGACTGGCGACACGGGACCTGA
- a CDS encoding DUF7472 family protein, which translates to MALEREALVEIVVSVAAVGLFIAVIVGIGVTYNGATGLSNEGALALVGSIAGFVIVMSLLGYALSRR; encoded by the coding sequence ATGGCTCTCGAACGGGAGGCGCTCGTGGAAATCGTCGTCTCCGTCGCAGCCGTCGGGCTGTTCATCGCCGTCATCGTCGGCATCGGTGTGACCTACAACGGCGCTACCGGCCTCTCGAACGAGGGAGCGCTCGCGCTCGTCGGCAGCATCGCCGGCTTCGTGATCGTCATGTCGCTGCTCGGGTACGCGCTCTCGCGTCGCTGA